The Mauremys reevesii isolate NIE-2019 linkage group 1, ASM1616193v1, whole genome shotgun sequence genome segment ccacccgcgacaatgatttttgccccatcaggcactgggatctcaacccggaagttccaaggggtgggggaggctgcgggaactatgggatagctagggaatagctacccacagtgcaacgctccagaaatcgacgctagccacggaccatggacgcacaccaccgaattaatgggcttagtgtggccgcgcgcaatcgattttataaaatctgttttacaaaaccggtttatgcaaattcggaatagtcccgtagtgtagacgtaccctgagtgtgctgcagggaggggggagaggaggggtccctcccctggagcttgctgctgccgggtacggggtggggtgggggggagtcctctctggccctagccctggggcagcctgtctgcatcccaaattccttatccccagccttgtgcccccagcaccctaaccctgagcaccctcctgcactgtgaacccctcatccacagccccaccccagagccctcacctgaggggaaaaacgtgcaacttacatttggtggtcagtttggagtatcattgtgtttagcacaatacttgattattttacacccctttaaagtatataactagtcgtatacaggtgttacaaagtgggaatgttcttctctgaatactgtgtgggtgcctcagtttcccctatgcatttctcaaggatctagatggtgggataagggggtgtgattgttgtagagccctagggggccagtgtgatgccgtctgcacagagaatggccgaaaccctgtctccaggcaactgatagcctgggccactctcctgcaagctgccaactgaaggtgttggagaacaaagagatcgggtggccttctaatgcctggaaaagagacaaaggccagaggagggagtgtcggtgcctgtgcggacttccgggaagcgcatggtgtggaaggggatgctgggatgctttggaacaactccatacaaagccagtcaggactctgggggagcctcctctcttggagcagactgtctccagggcaagaagcttacaccttcctgggtctgacctcggagcattcagcccttccacatcatgcactttccacagcgagtctgcccaggcgggtcctggggcaaccagaggtccctgcaccccaactctgcagtaaacctgactctcagccagctggtaaaacagaaggtttattagacgacaggatcacagtctaaaacagagcttgtaggtacagaaaacaggacccctcagtcaagtccatcttggggggtggggagcccagacccaagttctgggcctctccccatttccccagccagctccaaactgacactccctcatctggcctttgtgtctcttccggacaaggaggccacctgatctctttgtccccaacaccgtcagttggcaccttgcaggggaaactgaggcacccagacagtattcagagaaaacattaagaacagtcccactttgtcacaacaggtgcaacaaaatataataccgtatattgaagcaggcaagtgctgcttctgactttccacttttaattgacccttgtaatcttgtggtgctgatgcattgtagcttcattttatatcggcttacagggtgagagccggggggggggcaccattttgggccccaccaaaaattatacgaacctgccgcctatggttaGGTTTagcattgtactctgtaagttaggcttagagaattggtgcattgtgttttgttacttgctaatttgtgtagtcttggttaagttagatcatagataagattttgctgtgttctgtataattgtgattaagtctgtcttcccactgtcagccccagatgccaaacctcaattgtattgctaaagtttagcataaaaccccattggttactctCTTCCTCTCTGACACTCcccacattctacatttacaccactgtgacacatttttacctaaaactgtttgctatttaacatattttatccataactgttagttggttatatgctgctgtgacacaccctttacatagaaattgttagctacctgttgcatttatacttcagtgttaattggttaccaactgCATTGTACTCCACtatattgtaccccactattgaaacccccttactgttcaccaaaagaaacccctccccaattgtctaccttaacaaaccccataccccccactattgaattttctctgtttttgcatttgcttaataaagtttattttgcaccccaccagtgcagtaactGTCCCCCAAGATcgcctacctgctggcagggacaaattcctgtaacagtagcatcaggggaatggagtttctcaaaactaaagctcattaaaaactatctctgctctacaaggagtcaggaacacttgactggtcttgctattcttgcaatcaaacaagacaacactttgtctttgtcatacgatgacattattactgattttgcagccaaaaaagccagaaagattgcttttaattaaaaactaatccttgtttcaatacctcatCATATAAATTTCCAGGATTGTACATGTGCAAACGTGTGTgtgcatagacacacacacaccccgtaaCTAGTCCCATATCACCCATGGGGCTGCAGATAGCAGTTCAGGCAGAGTGCAGGCTGCAGATGACAAGTGGAAGTGAAAGTTAAGTTTCAGTTTCCTTTTCTCCGGCTCTCCCCCCCTTTCTGTGGCAATGCAGTTCCCCAGCCAGCCCGGGGGGCTCCCCGGCTCGCAGCCCAGGCTGGCTATAAAGGGGCAGGCGGGTCCCAGCAGACACAGTCCGTTCTGGCCCCCGACAGAACTCGGGTCTCTCCCAGAACCGGGCACTTCTCCAGCTTGGGCAGGAAACCAGTGCGGGGAAAGGAGCCGTCACCCCCCTGGCTGGGCCGGGGACTCAGCGGAGCGCAATGAGGTAGGAGTTTTGGGGtcgcagggcgggggtgggggggcatttcCAGCAAGGGCTCAGTCCAGacaccttcccaccccctctgcgCGTTTCTGGGGCTGTGAATCTCCAGCGTTTAGACCTCCGGGGCGGGGTGAATCTGCGGTAATTTTGCATCCCGTTGACGCTCCAGGCTGGTGACTCACAGGGCTAGAGCATGTCACTGTTTACACCTCACCCTGCGGGCTCACCTGGCCGCCACTTTCCGGAGAACTCCCCACTCGGGCCAGCTGTCACTCCGGCTTCACTCCGCATCAACCCAGGAGCCGCGagagagccccgcccccgccccgccccctctccctgtGGCTGTGACCAGACTAGTCACTGGCCTTAACCCCGGCTCCCCTCCGCACAAACCCGGGGGGGGGGATTAACTCCGGTCCCCGGGGAGCTGGAGCCAAGGGGCAGCCGGGGGACAGGACGGGACCTGCCCGGGACATGCAGAGAGaaaaggcagcagcaggagcaggagcccGTAGCGACAGCGCGGGGGAGCCTGCAGGGAGGGGAACCAGCTGTTTGCAGAAGGGGGGGGCTCTTGTGAACGCTCAGCCTGGACTGAGACCAcgtaacccctcccccccagcgcaGGGCCCCAGACCAGAGAGCGGGGCagcttggagggagggagggagcgggggggggtcgGTGTGTCTAGCAaggcgcggggggggggttgttcTATTGTTCAGTGCGGTGCTTGTTCCCAGAAAGAGGACACtgccgggtggggagggggaggaaccggGGGGGTATAGTGGGGCTGGAGGGGTACCTGCAGCGGGGTACTcactggaggtgggggcagtgtcgctccctgtcagggtggtgagGATGATTGTAGTGTGCAGTGGAAATTCATTCAGCCCAGATGGAGTCTCATTTCCCCCTCTCTTTGCAGCCCCCTGTCCCTGAAGGAGAACCTGCAGGCCCTCCAGTGCCACTTCACCTGGAACTTTGAAATCAAAGACAAGGTAGATGCAGCTCACATCCTCCAAACTCTGGCTCTCAGGATTGCCCACACTCACTACCAGAACCAGGCCACGCTCCTTGCCATGCAGGCTTATCTCTGCCACCTTCAAGGGCAATATGAAGACGCTCTGCAAAGCCTTAGAGAAGCCGAGGAGATTCTGCAAAGAGATCACCCAGATAACTTCCCCCGGCAGGTCCTGGTCATTTACGGAAACTACGCCTGGATCTATTATCACTTGGCCCACTATGATTTGGTTGAGCTTTACCTGGAGAAGGTTAGAAAGATCTGCAGCTCCCTGAAGAGCCGCTCTCCATATGCAGCTCAGATCCCTGAGATACATGCACAGAAAGGCTGGTCTCTCCTGGCAGCAGGCTTCCGCAATGGCGGAGAAGCCACAAAGTGTTTCCAAATGGCATTAAGAGAAGATGAAGCAAATGGGGAATTTCTTGCTGGGTTGGCAATCGCGGTCTTTGCAGCATGGACTCACTCACACAAGCCTGTATTTTGGGAAGCAGCCAAAAAGAAGTTGGGCGCCATTGTCCATGAACAGCAGCAAAACTATGAAGCTAAGGTGTATTTAGCCAAGATCCTTAAGAGGACGGATAGACAGCAAGCCGAAGCCCTCCTAGAAGATGTTGTCCAGAATAGCCTGGACCCTGAGGTCCTGAGATATGCAGCCAAGTTCTTTCTACCAGAATTCCTAGAAAAAGCAGTTTCTATTCTAGAGCGAGCAATAGCTCTGAACCCCAATTATCATCTCCTTCACTACGACCTTGGCGTCTGCTACAAGAAACAACTGGAGGAGGCCAAATCAGGCAGAAGAGAAGAAATAGTGGCAGCAGCTATTGAGGCCTTCAAAAAAGCTGTGCAGAAAGATCCAGTGTCTGTATTTTCAAAACTGGCTTTAGCTGAAATGTATGGAGAAAATACACCTCACTACCAAGAAGAGATTTATCTCAATCTCGTGAGTGAAATGCCCAGCCTCAGCAAGAAGTGTCAGCAGGCAGTCTCCCTTCACTGGGGGGATTTCCTCTTCTACAAGCAGAAGTCACCGTGGGAGGCAGCTCAGATGTACAGAGCAGGTTTCGCCATTCCAGACAACTACCTGGAGAGGCAACAACTGAAAAAAAGGTTGGAAGAGGTGGCAGGAGAATTCCAGCAGAGCTCCCAGACCACCGAGGCTGAGGACATACATGACTTCATTCAACAGAATGAAACATCACAGTACATGAGGAGATCCACTGGTAGCAGCaacagagcaggagactggaGACGTAGAGAAAATGTGTGATCCTTTCCCTTCCCTGGACACACTTTGTGAAGCGAGTCACTTTCCTCACGTGTGTAACAATGACATTCATGTTGCAAATGATTCTGGGTCCCCTGAATAGTTCAGACCACGgcatatgctgctgctgcttcttagaATTATTATTAGCTACCTGTATTGTGATAGTGCCTAGAAACCCagacatggagcaggaccccattgtgtctGGCCTCAACGAGTCTACAGTCTGTGACATGAGAGAACAGGAGGGAACCAGCAGACAGACGGGGGAGCACAAGcagacaatactggtcagcaaAATGGACACTGGTCCCAGCCCACCAGCTACCCAGCCACTGTCAAGTGTTTTGTAAGCAACACCGCAGAGGAGAGTTTAGCTTCTGATACTGAGCAGCTGTTTCTACTCAGAGGGGACAGTGCGACCATCCTTGTCTCTAAGCAAACCtacctcccagctctgctgccttcTAACATCCACACAGCAAATAGGTGTGGAGTTTCTTCCAGCAGCGTTGCACTTTTGTATTTGTATAGCCGAGTGCCTGTAGTGTGTCTATATCATGATTCCCATCTTTGCTTTCAGCACCTCTCACTGACAATGACTCACATTTACATGGCACCTTCACCCCCAGCTTGTCAGGGATCTGCTatgttttttatttcatttacaaTAGAAGTAACTGAGAAAACAGAAATAAATCAATGACACCATCTTGGAACGTTCCTTTCCCTGCCCTTCGATTGCATCGGGGTGAGCAGCCCCACAAGACCCCACGGGCACGTCGAGCTCACAGTAAAGCACCAGGACGGTCACTAATAGAGCAGGAGCCAAGGCTGGCGTTTCAGAAGCTCACTTGGTGGAAATGAGTGTCCAGATTTACCAGatagctcagcacccagcagctcccgttgTTCTCATCTGGGGTCCAAGCCGCCTGCAGTATtctcaggggagtggggtgcgGTGGAATCCTCTGTTGTTCTCAATGGAGGTGGGGTGAGGAAGAGTCTCCATTGGGCTCAGTGGACACTGCtagcacttttgaaaagcagCCACAGACGCTTAGACAGCTAAGGGAGTATCTTTGAGGTCTGCTGGGCACTCCAGAGATTACCATAAAGGACCCTAAGCTCCCAGGTGGGTGAAGTGGacaaaggggtggggcaggggcgtgggtAAATGCTCCTTACCTGGCATGTTCAATAGCCCTCCCAGAGGTCCTGTGTGCTCCAACCCCTCAGGCACAGGGACCCCATCAGGTGCAGGGGAAGACGCTTGCCCCAGCGCTGCCGATTGGCCAGACACGGCCAAACACCACCGGCCCCTCTGTGCTGCGATGAAGGGATCGGCAGACAGCCAGGGCGGGCCGGGtgggagtgagagaggggtgggaagtggcaggTTTGCCCTGTCGGGGGCGCTGGAGGGGACGAGGCATACATccacagggagtgggggaaggggcaaaacAGAAGAAAGCTCTTAGCGGGTTGGGGGCTGCTTCACACGCAGAGCAGGTGCCCTGCTTCCAGCCGCAATCCTGTTCCACAGCAAACACGGGCAGTGAGCAGgcacctgccctggggctgcccaGGATTGGGGGCCCCTCCCAGCAGCTGTTTGCGGCTGGATGTGTCGCCAGTGAGAGCCGGAAAGGAGCCATTTTGTGGGCACAGTGGAGAGCTGAGGTGGCGTGATGGGGTCGGCACTACTCACCCATCGGCGGCACCTTCTTCTGGCTCACCTGGGGAATTAGCTCGGACGCCCCTTCCCGCGGTTACTCCGCCCGTCGAGCCCCTGGGTCACGCTCTGGCCTCTGGCGCGCCGGGAGCAGCAGCGCTTCCCTCTCCCTGAGCCCCCCGACCACGTCCTGTTAACGTTCTGCCCCCTGCCAGGTGTCACTGCAGTCTGCTCCAGACGGCCCCCGCCGCCCCAAGGGGTTCTCCCGAGTGTGTCACCCCAGCAGGGACTGGAAGGGGAACCCGGCCCGCCCTCTGCCCCGGGTGCCAGTCCAGCGACCCTCAACCTAGCAGCTATGGGGTATTCCTCTCCCAGCCCTAACTGCTCCTCCCCTGTGTAagtgcccccacccccgggctgctCCGGCTCCAGCGCCCCCGGCCCCTCTGGCTGCTCCGGctccagcgccccccccccaggctgctccggctccagcacccctggcccctctggctgctccggctccagcaccccccacccccgggacaACAGGGAGGGGTTCGGAGGGTTAACAGGCCTGTGGGGAACGCGGCTCCCTCCCACCAGCCAGGCCCCCAGTGACTGAACCCTGCAGGAGCCTGCAGAGACCAGGCATGAGGGGCAGACGCAGCCCTGCCtctatccccccaaacccctgcaaCCCTCTGCAGGGCCCCACAGAGCCAGGACCAGCCCCAccacagcagtgtgtgtggggaggggggcgggggggatgtgTTCACAGGGGCATGCATGTGAGTTGTGCAAGTGttcgcagggtgtggggggggcggaAGGGTgttcagtgggggagggggctgatgcctctgctgctgcccccccttccccatcctggGCTCCTGCCAGCTCTTCTTGCAGTGGATCAGGAAGCTGAAACTCAGAGAAATGAAAGCCTCAGGCTGCTCTGAGAGCCTCACGTGACCCCGGCTGGGGAGCACACGGGACATGATGGGATTTGTGCCTTTAAGGAGCCTTTTGTGCATCTCCAGCAAGGGGCTCTCAGCTGGGAGCTGGTCAGGGCCTGTTAACCCTCGCACGCCCAGGCCTCAGGCACcgacaaacaaaaaccaacagtGGCTTTGCTTCCCCTTTCAATAAATTGCCCAGGTGTGGCCCAAAACAGCACCCTGGGCCAATGTGTATTTTGGTGGCCCTGTCCCCAGctgcctccccaggctccctACCCCACCGCCATTGCCCCAGCCCACACTGTCTCCCCCCCACATTGCCCCAAGCTCCTTTCCATGACCTCGCGCTCCAGGCCCACCCTGCTTCTTGTCTCTTAGCCtcgtgtcacggagtgtgggggagtcagggccctgcacccctcttcctgagattcaccgtgactctcagccagccaggaaaacagaaggtttattagacgacaggaacacagtctcaAGCAGTAAATATCGGGatagtcccgataaaatcgggacgtctggtcaccctaacacacacacacagacacacacacacacacgtaattAGTCCTGTACTGCTCATGAAGCTGCAGAtgacaatacaaaacagaacctGATGGAGCTGCGAACTTCTCcagaagacatggtggagtacaagcaggaTAACAACCTGTCATTCCCCCGGCATTcaaaattttattaagatgatgtttaaaaaaagtgaacggtacagaggttaagcatagaagtttctggttatcagagAATAACATACAGATTATCGAGGGTGCGAAGTTCGGTTTAAGATCAGGTGTCATAAAGAATACATAATCCGCAATATCCCCGATTGGAAGTAAAAGGTTGATGGGTCAAAGTGCAGACACTGAGATATGAGGTAATGATGTTCATAGAATCGCtatgttcgggtgtggagtataatgagtggatatgatgatgaggatggactgaccctcatttggtgagatttaataTTCAGGGAGTTTATGGGTCCAGTTCGTATGATCCAATGGAGAAAGTCTCTTGGTCCCTTTCTCATAGTTGAAGAACGATGTCGCTCCAGCTCACGCTTCCTGGTACTGTCGGTGGCCAGTGGTGTGTTCGATGTAGATGTCCCTGGACCATCGGATGGTGTCTGAGACCATGAGGCGCCTCATGAGCCGTGCGTAGCATCGGCCGATCCCGCAGGTCTACAGCACACGCTCGTTGCAGGGGTCCCAGGCACCCAGGGCTCCAATGATCTGGGCGTCCATCTGCACCTCGTAGCCTTTCACTCTTAGGGTGTCGGCCGTGAGCTATAACCACAAACCAGACAACACTGATCACTTTGGCAACGCAGCTCTGTCTGCTGAACACCTGGGCAGAGTAGGTGTCTCCAAGCAAATGTCTGCTGCTCCTGAAGTCTTGTGCCCCAGCCCAtgactagatgtcaggggagagctcgtTCACACCCAGCTTACCTAGAGCACTGGGAGGCTGGGGAATGGCTGCTGGCTGTGaaaggccagggctgggatggcagctGTTACCATCAGAGCCAGGCCCCTTTTCCACACAGGGCGGTTCAGCGCGTGTGCCCAGTGCGCACCAGGGGAACACGCAGACATTGGTGCCATTCCGTGAACCACATGGACCCTGAAAGAACACCCGGCGCCGCGTTCCTGCGACTCTCCTCATTGGGACCCCCAGAATCACGTGGCCATTCGCAGCCCCCTCAACACAGTATTTGGGGCTAATGCTTGAGGATCCCCTGGACCAGCCCCCCACCTGCTCCCATTACTGTGGGAGCCCCTGCTGTGACACGCAGTCCTCTGCTCCTCGCACACGTATTGCCAAAGACGTCTGGCTTCTTGCAGAACGGCCCCCCGGCTTCTTCAATCTTGGGGGCCTCTTGCCTGGGTTCTCCTTTCTTGGGGGGTCCTTGGCTGGCCTCCCCTTTCTTGGGGGGCTCCTACCCAGCttccccctctgcacagcccctGGGCTGGCTCCCCTCGAGGGCTGACCTTAGATGTGGGTGAACTGGGCGAACTGGCAGCTCCTGCcctctggagccacccctggccagctgctcccgggagcttcCTGTTTGCTGTGCAGAGTAGGGGGACACTGATGTCAGAGTGTCCCCCtgcccatgtaccccatctccgcagagcaggggagaagggggttcAGGAAGGGGATGGAGCTGCTGGCGGCTGCTGCGgtgtctgaacaagccttcaGACTGGTGAGTGTCACTCTGCTTGAAGGGGCAGTGCGCTGTCTCTCATAcactccccagcacacacacacactgtctcccacacacatatacacacacacgctgtcttGGTCTCACACatacactctgtctctctctctctctcacacacatatattcactgtctcacacacagacacacatacacactgtcTCGTTCATACTCAccccccaacacatacttgtattattgttgtggTTGTTATTGGttggtacttcctgcagtgcacatatcttctctgtaattttattctttcacagtgttgttattttagttttttgactggtctgtgcatttcacaatttttatttctctcttatgcttagATTTAACTCTTTGAGTAGTGAATTCTAAAATGCCCAGCCTGTCCTGACTGGAGCAATGATCATTATGACTTTTATTATCATactgtgctttgtcattcattatttaaagcgGTACAATCAAATAATCGTATCCTTCTAGAATGTAACTTTAGTTTGTACTAACCATAGCGGTGCCAGTTACAAAACATTAGCTAAACACAGAACTTTAGACACTGGGCAGAGGAAAGTTGCTGGGCAGAGGAAAgtcaaattgtatttttagttataGCTGTAAAATAACTCAAAATGTGCATGAAAATAAATGCCGTTCCAACGGTGGTACCAAGAGCAATGGTGGAGTCCAAATGTTAATGAGGGACATACATGATTGTGATCGGTAAACgtaaatgccaaaataattagaaaaatacATTTCCCTTCTTCATAAACGAGAAAACCTTAATCACACATGATTAAAATTAAGTATGTGGcgtgaaaaacaattgactaaaatagagtcgataatggcagtaacatagagtgtgtctgttagagaaagtaagaagattttaattatttttatctaTCTCTACTGAAGAGAGTGTACAAAGTATCAAACGTGTGTTTCTGAGATCTGtgttaaagctccagaactgatacctcaaggtTTGGGATTGGGAATATTTTACTGTATTATCTCccgattgttctaaatttacatacACACTTTAAACATGGCTTTAACTGGAGTttgaatatattttttctttccttataTAACAATTAGATACAGAGCTCTTGTCAGCTAATTCCTAAGTTATTATCTGCCAAAaaccctagagttttcaggtacctaagtagtccctggaatcacggttaaagtttcctcccgccccccaaaatctgaaatggcgccTGGGTGAGCCAAGAGTGGTGAGGGGTTTCAGGAGGACCgtgggctctggcaagatgcagccctGTGTGATCGCACAAAACCCGCCTTCTGCTCACACTGAGAGCTGTGGCTGGCCCTACTGCCTTTGACCACCAGTTCCTTTCTTCAAGCAACAAGTAGGATGCACAGTAAATTGGTACCCTGAGTTCTCATCTCAGTGGGGAGGGCGAGTCAGGGAGTGAGGGACAGTTATAGCCCATCTGGGAGAACAGGAGTTATAGGAAGATGGAGACAAGAATAGTAGGCACTGAGATGTCACAGGGATGAGCACAGTACAAGGAAGAAAGGCAGACAGATCAGCTAAAGATCTGGAATAAAGAGAACAGGTAGGAAGCTAGGGATGGATGAATAGGTAGGAAgctagggatggatggatggaaacaAAGAGAAGGATATGGAGAGAGTGAGAGATTAGCTAAGCAGCtagggatggatagatggattgACAGAAACAGATAAGGATACAGGGAGAGAGCTTAGCTAAGGCTCTGATGGAGAGGGGCATGAATGGGTGGGTggagtcttcccccccccccccatggttaTTATAACACACCCTCAGAGGCTCTAGCTGTGGTTCTTTACCCCAGGCCAGTCATCAGCTGCTCCACGGTGTCTGACAGAACTATATTTTCCACTTCCATGACCTCCAGGGGTtgcttcgatttctgggacagcTGGTAAACTTTAAAGGCACAAGAAACATCACAATACAGTGGGGTGCCCAGAGCCAGCAGATTGCTACAGCTCTGATCGTCCTGGGGCCCTTCGCAGCATAAGATGAACCATGAGCACTTGGGGGCACAGCGCCACCTACTGACTGACAGAGGGAATGGAGGGCCTGGTTCTCCTTTTGCTTGCACCAATTTACACTAGTCAAATTCCACTGGTGTCAGAGGAGATGTTCCTTAGTCACTCAAAAAAAGAGGGGGGAACTgacactattgttttgaaacggGAGTCTCTGCAGGAAATATAGGAGATGGGCACTCTCTGCGTTTTATCCAGTAACAATAATCACAATGCTTGGCACTTGTGTGTTGTACATTTCAGATGGGGCTGACAAACCTTAACTCATTACATGATGGATGACAAAGACCTATTTGGCCACCGGATCCATCCCCGATCCCAGGAACAGAACTGTCACCACTTACATCGGATATTCCAGAAAATGTACTCAAGGTTGTATGTTTGCAGAGGGAGATCTGGAACATCCCATGACCTAGAGGTTGCTGGACAAATCCTTATTATACTAACCTGTACCTAAGCAGGTATTTATACAGCCAGTGTCACCACAGGACCAGAGTGCTTCTGGGCAGACACTAAGGGAAGAATCTCTCTCTAGTATCCATCACCATGGTACCAAGGCACCTAGTTACCATTCCCATGGCCATGGCAATAACCTTTGACTCCTGATGGTCCAGGAGGAGTTCAGAGCCAGCCGGTACAACCAGAATCCCTGTGGTGGCACCTTTAGCCTTTGTCTATCCAGAGAGCCCTGATCTACCATGGACCTCACAACATACCAGCTAACGCACCAGCCCTGATTCCCCATGCGAGGTACACTCTTAGTTTTCTGTTGATTCAAGCTAGACACTTTCTGTTCCAGCCTGTTATTCTCTCTCTTATTGTCACACATCTGCTTCTACAGTACCACTATCTGAGCTGCCCTTACTCTGGgtatttctttgtctttttttttaaaaaaattaacttctTAATTTTtgtctttgggcttggctacacttgagagttgcagcgctgggagttacagcgctggtcgtacagctgtgtagggaaagcgctggtgtgtggccacactcacagctaccagcgctgcagtgtggccacatttgcagcatttgcagcgctgttgggagtgatgcattatgggcagctatcccagcgttcaagtggcagcaacgtgcttttcaaaagaggggggtggggtggagtgtcacagggagcaggggggagagagagagtggatttttggagccgacactagctccctgccttgcaaaatcagaaaattttcccgaccccttagtcttaatagcaaacagcctgcagaccagataagcagcacggactccctttctccccc includes the following:
- the LOC120380477 gene encoding interferon-induced protein with tetratricopeptide repeats 5-like; amino-acid sequence: MSPLSLKENLQALQCHFTWNFEIKDKVDAAHILQTLALRIAHTHYQNQATLLAMQAYLCHLQGQYEDALQSLREAEEILQRDHPDNFPRQVLVIYGNYAWIYYHLAHYDLVELYLEKVRKICSSLKSRSPYAAQIPEIHAQKGWSLLAAGFRNGGEATKCFQMALREDEANGEFLAGLAIAVFAAWTHSHKPVFWEAAKKKLGAIVHEQQQNYEAKVYLAKILKRTDRQQAEALLEDVVQNSLDPEVLRYAAKFFLPEFLEKAVSILERAIALNPNYHLLHYDLGVCYKKQLEEAKSGRREEIVAAAIEAFKKAVQKDPVSVFSKLALAEMYGENTPHYQEEIYLNLVSEMPSLSKKCQQAVSLHWGDFLFYKQKSPWEAAQMYRAGFAIPDNYLERQQLKKRLEEVAGEFQQSSQTTEAEDIHDFIQQNETSQYMRRSTGSSNRAGDWRRRENV